In the genome of Arctopsyche grandis isolate Sample6627 chromosome 13, ASM5162203v2, whole genome shotgun sequence, the window ttttatacctgctgtctattagatttttaaataattctagttggaaatgttgtcgaaattttcagcgtggcgggctttcaacagaaaagacgtcagaaCTATAATTTATACTCAAAAGTAAGTAGCTCAAAAGTCAATTAATTGGCTTTGAAACCTCTGATAATAACCACATCAGGTACTCAACCACAATccttcattacatacatatgtgaattcaGGATTCTTCCAATAAATGAAAACCTTGCGAAACTTCGATTGGGAAGAACAGTCTTTAGCACATGATTGCCAAGATTTGGATTGATCAGTTAGTTGGTCTGTATGCTTCATCATGAGGCGTGCATCATCACTCCACACTGGACAtaacacaaaaatatatcggtgAACCAGAGGGGACCACTGAAATAGATCGAAACGGTTCTTTCGATACAGTTCAATTCCGGATGCTAACCACCAAAGGCACATTTCCCCCACACGGAACAAAACAATTAGTAAATTTAACCAATCCGATTATCTGCCACTAATcgatttaatatatattgtgAACTGACatcaaataagaaataatacGATGAGATTCGAATAAATGAATGGATTTTGGATGGCGAGACACAGAATCTGGTGACTACGAGTGTTTTCTAGAATTCGGTAAGTCAATCGACCTCGATTTTCTcagttttaattttagtttatttaaattagagCTCGCTtctttcaacatatgtacatatgtacatatatgcacagaCCCATGGTGGTTTCCGAGTGCCACGATTGATTCCAGACAGGGCTCGTTTATTTATTGtagattataaatataatgaattttacAACTTCATTGAAACCGCACGAGCAATATACACCATTCAAACGGGACGAGTCATCGGttaaatttatctgatatcGCAGAATGTATCCGAATTTGATTGATTGTATGAAATTGTGCATCATAACAATGATCCTTTCATTGCTCGTTAGCAGCTGCTTTCGATCAGTGcttcttaatatacatacatacataatatatgtccGATGAGTGATATAAAGTCAAATATCATATAAACAAATTGATCTTTATGTTTTAAACTACTACTAATATGTATCTTTTTGTATTAGActcaaaatatgtttaaaatatacgtatatgtagccTTATTGCAGTAACTTGGTCGATATTCACAAGGgtttgtacacaaaaatccGGCATGCCAAATTTGTAATGACGCGTCCCTTTACAgacctcaccccctggagtgttttcagtgatattttacccTAATATTGACATAGCTTTCTATAGCAATGatttctatatttgaagaaatgtaagagaaattTAAGATAATAAGTATAAATTAACAATGACGTGAATATACgactatcacagctggagtctacgtACGCATCCCGTGCCGCAATTTTTAGTGTGTTTATTTagtgttttaatttattacacataTATTCCATTGAAAATAGCTTTTATATCGTAAATAATTCATACCGAGGTTTGATTAACATAAACGGTTGGTTGTAGTGATACTTTGTAGTAAACTGTCATTTGATTATGATAAAAttgtagtaaataaattttttccaAGACTTAAGTCATCGATGTTACTTGTCTCTTTGTTTTGATGATCATTTAAATGGAGAAAACTCAACTAGGAAATTTAATCAATCGATAAACTTTgatttatgcatatgtatgtacgttgtatgtataatatttattatgtaataagCTAAAACAATTACAAGGGTATCTCAAAGAGTAAATGTTGGAAACAATATTTATTGTTATCATGaaagataataaatattatCGTCGGATTATCGTTTTATCTGCTTGTTTATATTGTTCATTCATTGTCGTATCAGTTCATACCAAACAACGTGAAGGAATTCCTCTCGTTGTTTTACCcaagtataaaaaatacataattcgtTATTTTAGAACCAAATTCCATGGGTTGTATTGAATTCTTGGCAATTTTGCTATCCTCGATTCTTCTCGTCTTCACATTTCCATTTTCGCTATGCATCTGCTTCAAGGTAACTATATTTCTATTCAAGTACACCAATATTGTTTACGTTTCGAAAATATAGTTTAGATTTTTACGTAGGTGGTTCAAGAGTACGAACGAGCCGTGATATTCAGACTAGGTCGGATAAGAACAGGTGGAGCCAGAGGACCTGGATTATTCTTCGTACTGCCGTGTATAGACACATACCGGAAAGTTGACCTGCGTACTGTGTCCTTTGATGTGCCGTCACAAGAAGTAAGTGTTagctaaaatgaaaattttcagccTGTCACTAGTCTCGTATTTAATTTCGTTGTAAATTTGTCTAAGGTATTAACTAAAGATTCTGTGACAGTATCCGTGGACGCCGTCGTCTACTATAGAATCAATGATCCTCTGAAAGCAGTGGTAGCTGTCGAAAATTATAGGTATTGAAGCCGATCGTCAATCATAATCCAATTTGAAAACAGTAATGCACgtcaaattgaaatttcagcCATTCGACACGCCTATTGGCAGCTACAACTCTTCGAAATGTTATCGGAACGAGAAATCTGGCTCAACTTTTGTCCGATCGTGAAGCTATTTCTCAGTTGATGCAATCCACATTGGACGATGCCACCGGACCATGGGGTGTCAAAGTAGAACGGGTTGAAATGTAAAAGTTAAATCTtgtaaaaaagtatatacaCTCCTTATTATATTAGTTTTTGGCTCACACTTATAACTATTGCAGAAAAGATGTCAGTTTGCCAGTGCAGCTTCAGAAAGCGATGGCAGCTGAAGCTGAGGCTTCGCGAGAAGCCAGAGCCAAAGTCATTGCCGCAGAAGGAGAAATGAAAGCATCTAGAGCGTTGAAAGAAGCATCTGAAGTCATGGTTGATAATCCCATAGCTCTGCAGGTAGGTCATTTTAGTATTACATATAAGCAGGGGTTAAGGGCAACGGGGACACTGCCCcacacacatttcttttaaccaaaaaagaaaagaaattttGCAAATTGTTGACGACTCGTCAATAGTCAACAAGTATTTCTTTATCCAGCTCACCACGTAATACAGTTCGGGGCAGTCGATTATCtgccgtggtcccgtggtcgccagcttcagTTTACCTGCTATTCTGGTAATGTGTATAGAGTGTAGACAGTCAGTTGAGGcagtgaaaaaatatacatatttccgtATATAGAAGGTCGCTTTTAGTTGGCTGCGTTAAGGTCACTTTGGGGCAGAATACGCCAGCCCAGgtgtcctacatacatatgtacatatattctctaTACGAATCGAAAATTACAAGATACCCAATGCTTTTCGAcatttcaactacatatattttgcaAGACGTTTGGTTAAATTGATAATCACAATATgtcaattatttcatttttataattgaatattttttattaatcttattattgatttttaagaACAAGTAATGAATCAAGTcgaaaatttgttaaaaaaagtaattttcattacataaaatgtttttaaaaatatattaagtaaatttttttggaaaaaaataaatatatagggaGGGGGAGGGCGGATTTAGCCTCCTCATTCCCCACCTTTTTTAATGTCACGAGCCGCCCTTGCGTACATGTATTGaagtaattttaattcaacttTTTAACGAAATTATCGAATAGGgtttacattaaatataagaCAGAAATATATCTAGCccaatattattttaagataACTGTGAAAAGTGATAAAAAATTGGATACTCAAGAGCATTAGGTTAAA includes:
- the LOC143920963 gene encoding band 7 protein AGAP004871-like, producing MGCIEFLAILLSSILLVFTFPFSLCICFKVVQEYERAVIFRLGRIRTGGARGPGLFFVLPCIDTYRKVDLRTVSFDVPSQEVLTKDSVTVSVDAVVYYRINDPLKAVVAVENYSHSTRLLAATTLRNVIGTRNLAQLLSDREAISQLMQSTLDDATGPWGVKVERVEIKDVSLPVQLQKAMAAEAEASREARAKVIAAEGEMKASRALKEASEVMVDNPIALQLRYLQTLNSIAAEKNSTIIFPLPMDILGPFLTPKYRDDPRPS